A region of Rhizorhabdus wittichii RW1 DNA encodes the following proteins:
- a CDS encoding glycosyl transferase, family 2 (PFAM: glycosyl transferase, family 2): MYILWRMADFRPPQPGVCVVIAAYDGERTIARAVASALREAEVREVVVVDDASTDATAARAAQADDGSGRLAILRHDRNRGPSAARNHALRSSSAELVAVLDADDFIVPGRFARLLAMPDWDMIADNIAFLPERRAVEFAFAELRDFPADARLMALDAFVAGNIPRPGVRRGELGFLKPVMRRDFLERNRLAYDEGLRLGEDFILYCRALAAGARFRLTDQCGYVAVERAHSLSGRHRTVDLAALAQAHEHLLGLSGLPAADRALVERHLDHVRRKLHHRDFLDRKHSDGLLRAVGGYAARPATLWRIAQDVARDKLGRRAGDAVREPEPALRYLFG; encoded by the coding sequence ATGTATATTCTTTGGCGAATGGCTGATTTCCGCCCCCCGCAGCCCGGCGTCTGCGTCGTCATCGCCGCCTATGATGGCGAGCGGACGATCGCCCGTGCCGTCGCCTCGGCGCTGCGCGAGGCCGAGGTGCGCGAGGTCGTCGTGGTCGACGACGCCTCGACCGACGCGACCGCCGCCCGCGCGGCGCAGGCCGACGACGGCAGCGGCCGCCTCGCCATCCTGCGGCACGATCGCAACCGGGGGCCGTCGGCGGCGCGCAACCACGCGCTGCGGTCCAGCTCGGCCGAACTGGTCGCGGTGCTCGACGCCGACGACTTCATCGTGCCGGGCCGCTTCGCCCGGCTGCTGGCGATGCCCGACTGGGACATGATCGCCGACAACATCGCCTTCCTGCCCGAACGCCGCGCGGTGGAGTTCGCCTTCGCCGAACTGCGCGACTTTCCCGCCGACGCCCGGCTGATGGCGCTCGACGCCTTCGTCGCCGGCAATATCCCCCGGCCCGGCGTCCGGCGCGGCGAATTGGGCTTCCTCAAGCCGGTGATGCGGCGCGACTTCCTCGAACGGAACCGGCTCGCCTATGACGAAGGGCTGCGGCTGGGCGAGGATTTCATCCTCTACTGCCGGGCGCTGGCGGCGGGGGCGCGGTTCCGGCTGACCGACCAGTGCGGCTATGTCGCGGTCGAGCGCGCCCATTCGCTGAGCGGCCGGCACCGCACCGTCGATCTCGCCGCGCTGGCGCAGGCGCATGAGCATCTGCTCGGCCTGTCGGGGCTTCCGGCCGCCGATCGGGCGCTGGTCGAACGGCATCTCGATCATGTCCGCCGCAAGCTCCATCACCGCGATTTCCTCGATCGCAAGCACAGCGATGGACTGCTCCGCGCGGTCGGCGGCTATGCCGCGCGGCCGGCAACGCTGTGGCGGATCGCCCAGGACGTGGCGCGCGACAAGCTGGGCCGCCGGGCCGGCGATGCGGTCCGGGAGCCGGAGCCGGCCTTGCGCTATCTGTTCGGGTGA
- a CDS encoding O-antigen polymerase (PFAM: O-antigen polymerase) gives MNGAPAHLVIARLAAVERPSDLRAARGYDLFFGFASVSLMLFVPQLKSLTPLLLLVLLAVHCVWRREDLPRLLRASSLYLLLPLFAAASWLWSVDPYASRYYGIQFLITALIGCIVGAGLDRKAAMRGVFLAFAVYGFSSLIFGRSVAWGGGAIGSSAFAGLAQAKNTAGDCGAVGIILSLAVLFDAIEERKPWLALLALVAMAVQADMLIASRSSGAVLAVGIAVPLFLLWNLSRLFSRPARVVTGVTAILGIATAVLTQHIWLPPLVAQMSRALGKDSTLTGRTYLWGRAAALIEEKPLLGVGYNAFWRKGNLDAEGLWRYAGITSRSGFNFHSTPTELLVHLGYAGLALFVLVFVALSILLLVRTMIRPDAIMIGWCTLLTYEVVRMPFESIGTGPFHYTTALLAAGLVVSAGWLARGHRPDRLPDRPRRFRGEREVPVSA, from the coding sequence GTGAACGGCGCCCCCGCCCATCTGGTGATCGCCCGGCTCGCGGCGGTCGAGCGGCCGAGCGACCTGCGCGCCGCCAGGGGCTACGACCTGTTCTTCGGCTTCGCGTCGGTCAGCCTGATGCTGTTCGTGCCGCAGCTCAAGTCGCTGACCCCGCTGCTGCTGCTCGTCCTGCTCGCCGTCCACTGCGTCTGGCGGCGCGAGGACCTTCCCCGCCTGCTGCGCGCGTCGAGCCTCTATCTGCTGCTGCCGCTGTTCGCGGCGGCCTCCTGGCTCTGGTCGGTCGATCCCTACGCCAGCCGCTATTACGGCATCCAGTTCCTGATCACCGCGCTGATCGGCTGCATCGTCGGCGCCGGGCTCGACCGCAAGGCGGCGATGCGCGGCGTGTTCCTCGCCTTCGCCGTCTACGGCTTCTCCTCGCTGATCTTCGGCCGCAGCGTCGCCTGGGGCGGCGGCGCGATCGGCAGCTCGGCCTTCGCGGGGCTCGCCCAGGCCAAGAACACCGCAGGCGATTGCGGCGCCGTCGGCATCATCCTCTCACTCGCCGTGCTGTTCGATGCGATCGAGGAGCGGAAGCCCTGGCTGGCGCTGCTCGCGCTGGTCGCGATGGCGGTGCAGGCCGACATGCTGATCGCCTCGCGCTCGTCGGGCGCGGTCCTCGCGGTCGGCATCGCGGTGCCGCTGTTCCTGTTGTGGAACCTATCGCGGCTCTTCTCCAGGCCCGCCCGGGTGGTCACCGGCGTCACCGCGATCCTCGGCATCGCGACCGCCGTGCTGACCCAGCATATCTGGCTGCCGCCGCTGGTGGCGCAGATGTCGCGCGCGCTGGGCAAGGACAGCACCCTGACCGGGCGAACCTATCTCTGGGGCCGGGCGGCCGCGCTGATCGAGGAGAAGCCGCTGCTCGGGGTCGGCTACAACGCCTTCTGGCGCAAGGGCAACCTCGATGCCGAGGGGCTGTGGCGCTATGCAGGCATCACCTCGCGCTCGGGCTTCAACTTCCACAGCACGCCGACCGAGCTGCTCGTCCATCTCGGCTATGCCGGGCTGGCGCTGTTCGTCCTGGTGTTCGTCGCGCTGTCGATCCTGCTGCTGGTCCGGACGATGATCCGTCCCGACGCGATCATGATCGGCTGGTGCACGCTGCTGACCTATGAGGTGGTGCGCATGCCGTTCGAATCGATCGGCACCGGCCCGTTCCACTATACGACCGCGCTGCTCGCCGCCGGGCTGGTCGTCAGCGCCGGCTGGCTGGCGCGCGGCCATCGCCCCGATCGCCTCCCCGACCGGCCCCGCCGCTTCCGCGGCGAGCGCGAGGTGCCGGTCAGCGCTTGA
- a CDS encoding acyltransferase 3 (PFAM: acyltransferase 3), with protein sequence MSSQAPAPGVPLPAAARMPKAVDRVQVTRGLACLLLVLFHVVGGKADDGLRIADASIGRQILDVLLYVRMPLFAFISGYVYTLKPLDPARPAPFLQGKLRRLALPLLTATTIFYLAALARAPQPPAEAALGLLHAYVFSYGIYWFLQAMLLIFLLLPLLERFLLHSPVGCAAAVLAGFLLTVPAEPIDLLSINGAAFLAPFFFIGIAARRFIGPLSPGWTLALLAILVVAFALHIHNVATLPPHMGARRGTWLSLLIGGITPLLLVAHVPRVALLARIGHASFAIFLFHIFFIVAMRMLLRAIGIEDFAIHLLAGLAAAIAGPMLLETLLAKGKATRRLFLGLR encoded by the coding sequence ATGAGCAGCCAGGCCCCCGCTCCCGGCGTCCCCCTGCCCGCCGCCGCGCGGATGCCGAAGGCGGTCGACCGGGTCCAGGTGACGCGCGGGCTCGCCTGCCTGCTGCTGGTTCTGTTCCACGTCGTCGGCGGCAAGGCCGACGACGGGCTGCGCATCGCCGACGCCAGCATCGGGCGCCAGATCCTCGACGTGCTGCTCTATGTCCGGATGCCGCTGTTCGCCTTCATCTCCGGTTATGTCTATACATTGAAGCCGCTCGATCCGGCGCGGCCCGCCCCCTTCCTGCAGGGCAAGCTGCGGCGGCTGGCGCTGCCGCTGCTGACCGCGACGACGATCTTCTACCTGGCCGCGCTGGCCCGCGCGCCGCAGCCCCCGGCCGAGGCGGCGCTGGGGCTGCTCCACGCCTATGTCTTCTCCTACGGGATATACTGGTTCCTGCAGGCGATGCTGCTGATCTTCCTGCTGCTGCCGCTGCTCGAGCGCTTCCTGCTCCATTCGCCGGTCGGCTGCGCGGCGGCGGTGCTGGCGGGGTTCCTGCTGACCGTGCCCGCCGAGCCCATCGACCTGCTGTCGATCAACGGCGCGGCCTTCCTCGCGCCCTTCTTCTTCATCGGCATCGCCGCGCGCCGCTTCATCGGGCCGCTGAGCCCCGGCTGGACGCTGGCGCTGCTGGCGATCCTGGTCGTCGCCTTCGCACTGCACATCCACAATGTCGCGACGCTGCCGCCGCACATGGGCGCGCGGCGGGGCACCTGGCTGTCGCTGCTGATCGGCGGGATCACGCCGCTGCTGCTGGTCGCGCATGTGCCGCGCGTCGCGCTGCTCGCGCGGATCGGCCATGCGTCCTTCGCGATCTTCCTGTTCCACATCTTCTTCATCGTCGCGATGCGGATGCTGCTGCGGGCGATCGGGATCGAGGATTTCGCGATCCACCTGCTCGCCGGCCTCGCCGCGGCGATCGCCGGGCCGATGCTGCTGGAGACGCTGCTGGCGAAGGGGAAGGCGACGCGCCGCCTGTTCCTCGGCCTGCGCTGA
- a CDS encoding polysaccharide biosynthesis protein (PFAM: polysaccharide biosynthesis protein; virulence factor MVIN family protein): protein MKAASEAVSSADNEDLRRRAVHGTVAIGLAQVVKFATQLLSVVILARLLAPTDFGLFAMVMPLAAFVMMVQDIGLSQAVVASPHLTPAQTSAMFWINAALSLALALLFAIAAPLIAAFFGEPRLVAPALALAGSVLVSGLATQHFAHLTKTLRFGTIAVIDIASTLLGFAAAVAIAWFAPGIWALVASVLVGMGVGLVGAWATARWLPGRPARFAEVRELLRLGAGLSTFTLSNFFARNLDNVMIGRWAGAVQLGFYDRAYKLLLFPLQQINNPIGRVMVPVLSRLADEPHRYRHAYRRTIRLMLMVTLPGVAFMLVFAAPLIDALMGPRWRPAAAIFTWLAVAALHQPMSATFGWLFISQRRGGEFGRWGLFNMVTSVLAFAIGLPWGAIGVAAAYALSDVLIRMPVLWWWVGRSGPVRHRDLLSIVWPFAIALAGTLAGLAGLRLWGGATGLAGLVLAAGLAFGSFAVLLAFTAPGRETLAEAAALVGSRLGRFGSPERRDRGSGRPAIESR, encoded by the coding sequence ATGAAAGCCGCGTCGGAAGCGGTGTCTTCCGCAGATAATGAAGATCTCAGGCGCCGGGCTGTTCATGGAACGGTTGCGATAGGGCTCGCGCAAGTTGTAAAATTTGCAACACAATTACTGTCCGTCGTGATTTTGGCACGGCTCCTCGCACCTACGGACTTTGGTTTGTTCGCGATGGTCATGCCGTTGGCCGCTTTCGTCATGATGGTGCAGGACATCGGCCTGTCGCAGGCGGTCGTCGCCTCGCCGCATCTCACCCCGGCGCAGACCAGCGCGATGTTCTGGATCAACGCGGCGCTGTCGCTGGCGCTGGCGCTGCTGTTCGCGATAGCGGCGCCACTGATCGCCGCCTTCTTCGGCGAGCCGCGGCTGGTGGCGCCCGCGCTCGCGCTGGCCGGATCGGTGCTGGTGTCGGGGCTCGCCACCCAGCATTTCGCCCATCTCACCAAGACGCTGCGATTCGGGACGATCGCCGTCATCGACATCGCCTCGACCCTGCTCGGCTTCGCCGCGGCGGTCGCGATCGCCTGGTTCGCGCCCGGCATCTGGGCGCTCGTCGCCTCGGTGCTGGTCGGCATGGGCGTCGGGCTGGTCGGCGCCTGGGCCACCGCCCGCTGGCTGCCGGGGCGGCCGGCGCGGTTCGCCGAGGTGCGCGAACTGCTGCGCCTCGGCGCGGGCCTGTCGACCTTCACCCTGTCCAATTTCTTCGCCCGCAATCTCGACAATGTGATGATCGGGCGCTGGGCGGGGGCGGTGCAGCTCGGCTTCTACGACCGCGCCTACAAGCTGCTGCTGTTCCCTCTGCAACAGATCAACAACCCGATCGGCCGGGTGATGGTGCCGGTGCTGTCGCGGCTCGCCGACGAGCCGCACCGCTACCGCCACGCCTATCGGCGGACGATCCGGCTGATGCTGATGGTCACGCTGCCGGGCGTCGCGTTCATGTTGGTCTTCGCCGCGCCGCTGATCGACGCGCTGATGGGGCCGCGCTGGCGGCCGGCGGCGGCGATCTTCACCTGGCTCGCGGTCGCTGCGCTGCACCAGCCGATGAGCGCCACCTTCGGCTGGCTGTTCATCAGCCAGCGGCGCGGCGGCGAGTTCGGGCGCTGGGGCCTGTTCAATATGGTCACCAGCGTTCTGGCCTTCGCGATCGGCCTGCCCTGGGGCGCGATCGGCGTCGCCGCCGCCTATGCGCTCAGCGACGTGCTGATCCGCATGCCGGTGCTGTGGTGGTGGGTCGGCCGGTCGGGCCCGGTCCGCCATCGCGACCTGCTGTCGATCGTCTGGCCGTTCGCGATCGCGCTGGCCGGAACCTTGGCGGGGCTGGCCGGGCTGCGCCTGTGGGGTGGCGCGACCGGGCTGGCCGGGCTGGTCCTCGCCGCCGGCCTCGCCTTCGGAAGCTTCGCCGTCCTGCTCGCCTTCACCGCGCCCGGCCGGGAAACGCTGGCCGAGGCGGCGGCGCTGGTCGGGAGCCGGCTGGGCCGGTTCGGATCGCCCGAGCGGCGGGACAGGGGAAGCGGGCGACCGGCAATCGAATCACGTTGA
- a CDS encoding glycosyl transferase, family 2 (PFAM: glycosyl transferase, family 2), with protein sequence MTAPTTVAARAPLPVTVLMPTFNRAHYLAEALDSVLGQEPPPAEVIVIDDGSDDATGEVAAAYAARGVAYVRQDNAGKAAALNNGLGRVAQPFVWIFDDDDIAAPGTLAALHQALVDHPDAGYAYGLCDKFFGEWPNDARERNTAYASDEPAALYVRLMEDFFIWQGAMLARRSCYDAVGPFDTRLARSQDYEMALRLGRRFKGIGLPIVAFHQRHHAGLRGPKGASVKAHEVEQAWRKYNHLIFRELHGSHALPEFFIGSPEERAAPSPRQTLTARIQRGSIMARKGLWDLAAADFGTAAREASAQGVTELCEQEKAALRRIFQRGARSIFQDGAEAERFFGAIAGFPRALRGRIEGNLLLPVTYRLRRLSGVTDRRFEIGQLRIMARHLLKGSSIRSYFDARRTDRGMYGVEPLLAA encoded by the coding sequence ATGACCGCCCCCACGACCGTTGCCGCCCGGGCGCCCCTGCCCGTCACGGTGCTGATGCCCACCTTCAACCGCGCCCATTATCTAGCCGAGGCGCTGGACAGCGTACTGGGGCAGGAACCGCCGCCGGCCGAGGTGATCGTCATCGACGACGGCTCGGACGACGCGACCGGCGAGGTCGCCGCCGCCTATGCCGCGCGCGGGGTCGCCTATGTCCGGCAGGACAATGCCGGCAAGGCCGCCGCGCTCAACAACGGCCTCGGCCGCGTCGCCCAGCCCTTCGTCTGGATCTTCGACGACGACGACATCGCCGCGCCGGGAACGCTCGCCGCGCTCCACCAGGCGCTGGTCGACCATCCCGACGCCGGCTACGCCTATGGGCTATGCGACAAATTCTTCGGCGAATGGCCCAACGACGCGCGCGAGCGGAACACCGCCTACGCCTCGGACGAGCCCGCCGCGCTCTATGTCCGGCTGATGGAGGACTTCTTCATCTGGCAGGGGGCGATGCTGGCGCGGCGAAGCTGCTATGACGCGGTCGGCCCGTTCGACACCCGCCTCGCCCGCTCGCAGGACTATGAGATGGCGCTGCGGCTCGGCCGCCGGTTCAAGGGGATCGGCCTGCCGATCGTCGCCTTCCACCAGCGCCACCATGCCGGCCTGCGCGGCCCCAAGGGGGCGAGCGTCAAGGCGCATGAGGTCGAGCAGGCCTGGCGCAAATACAACCACCTGATCTTCCGCGAGCTGCACGGCAGCCATGCCCTGCCCGAATTCTTCATCGGCTCGCCCGAAGAGCGGGCGGCGCCGTCGCCGCGCCAGACGCTGACCGCGCGCATCCAGCGGGGCAGCATCATGGCGCGCAAGGGACTGTGGGACCTCGCCGCCGCCGATTTCGGGACCGCCGCGCGCGAGGCATCGGCGCAGGGCGTCACCGAACTGTGCGAGCAGGAGAAGGCTGCGCTGCGCCGCATCTTCCAGCGCGGCGCGCGATCGATCTTCCAGGACGGCGCCGAGGCAGAACGCTTCTTCGGCGCGATCGCCGGCTTCCCCCGGGCGCTGCGCGGCCGGATCGAGGGCAATCTGCTGCTGCCCGTCACCTATCGGCTGCGCCGGCTGTCGGGCGTCACCGACCGCCGGTTCGAGATCGGCCAGCTCCGCATCATGGCCCGCCACCTGCTGAAGGGTTCGTCGATCCGCTCCTATTTCGACGCGCGCCGCACCGATCGCGGCATGTATGGGGTGGAACCCCTGCTCGCGGCTTGA
- a CDS encoding glycosyl transferase, family 2 (PFAM: glycosyl transferase, family 2), with protein MTGPGLLAGDVLVVVPCLNERANLPRLLDRLIADTGGADIVVADGGSIDGSQEIVADYRRRFRNIHLLANLRRVQSAGINLAVTAMGRDKRWLLRIDAHCDYPPGYMAGLLDSAVRHGAASVVVPMITRGHGCFQRACAEAQNSLIGTGGSPHRHVGAGRYVDHGHHALMRIDLFLRVGGYRETQSHNEDAELDIRLRAAGGRIWLEPRQAIVYHPRKTAGALLRQYFKYGEGRARTMRLHGSRLKPRQAAPLLVPFAVALLPFALLHPIFALPAAAWAAICLLYGLLLGVRARSACIAASGVAAMIMHLGWGSGYLRQFLQPRPRDRYLPALTLR; from the coding sequence ATGACCGGGCCGGGCCTGCTCGCCGGCGACGTGCTCGTCGTCGTCCCCTGCCTCAACGAGAGGGCCAATCTGCCGCGCCTGCTCGACCGGCTGATCGCCGACACCGGCGGCGCCGACATCGTCGTCGCCGACGGCGGCAGCATCGACGGCAGCCAGGAGATCGTCGCCGACTATCGCCGCCGCTTCCGCAACATCCACCTGCTCGCCAATCTGCGCCGCGTCCAGAGCGCCGGGATCAACCTGGCGGTGACGGCGATGGGGCGGGACAAGCGCTGGCTGCTGCGGATCGACGCGCATTGCGACTATCCGCCGGGCTATATGGCCGGGCTGCTCGACAGCGCCGTGCGCCACGGCGCGGCGTCGGTGGTGGTGCCGATGATCACGCGCGGGCACGGCTGTTTCCAGCGCGCCTGCGCCGAGGCGCAGAACTCATTGATCGGCACCGGCGGGTCGCCGCACCGCCATGTCGGCGCGGGCCGCTATGTCGACCATGGCCATCATGCGCTGATGCGGATCGACCTGTTCCTGCGGGTCGGCGGCTATCGCGAGACGCAGAGCCATAATGAGGACGCCGAGCTCGACATCCGCCTGCGCGCGGCGGGCGGGCGCATCTGGCTCGAACCGCGCCAGGCGATCGTCTATCACCCGCGCAAGACGGCGGGCGCGCTGCTGCGCCAATATTTCAAATATGGCGAGGGCCGCGCGCGGACGATGCGGCTGCACGGCAGCCGGCTGAAGCCGCGCCAGGCCGCGCCGCTGCTGGTCCCCTTCGCGGTCGCGCTGCTGCCGTTCGCACTGCTGCACCCGATCTTCGCGCTGCCCGCCGCCGCCTGGGCCGCGATCTGCCTGCTCTACGGCCTGCTGCTGGGGGTGCGGGCGCGATCGGCCTGCATAGCGGCGAGCGGGGTCGCGGCGATGATCATGCATCTCGGCTGGGGCAGCGGCTATCTGCGCCAGTTCCTCCAGCCGCGCCCGCGCGACCGATACCTGCCGGCGCTGACCTTGCGATGA
- a CDS encoding Non-specific protein-tyrosine kinase (PFAM: lipopolysaccharide biosynthesis protein) encodes MDHVQEFPTADARSDGGRLKGLLPDPGYLWMIFRRHLWLFLGVAFLILAAVVLRTVLMVPIYTSTASVVIEPRANDVIEMQSVVPNLPKDSDVVDTEVRMITSPTLAMRVVTDLRRQGFDVGPIRTQAELEHAATLLLRKVAVARSGLTYVIDITASSDRSDMAAAIANTFARQYVAAQTDAKVGATRSANVWLNRRMTELRAAAGSADAALQDYKIRNGLMSAQGATMAEQEVSSLNQQISLARADLAEKQGRLNAARAQLQRGGKGADVGAALGSGTVASLRAREAEASQQLAQLETRYGDLYPEVKTARSQLADIRAQIQQEIDRILSSLEADVRVASSRLSSLQGSQSQAKGALASNSSAQVGYLELERRADASKQIYEAFLNRSKETAAQEGLQQPDARISALGAVPLLPDSPNIKLAALFGIVGSLLGGLVAVALAEYLQRGVRTKADVERRLRVRYAGAVPSLGSTLGGLRETETPQDYIISHPFSSFAESLRGLRAFVALRSRARTLAITSPLPQEGKTTTSVCLARTAALAGTSTVLVDCDLRRRGSSEMLGIRPRVGLIEVLSGTARLDDALVVDEATGLHVLGTPEAQPSAYDPLTPANLDKLLRQLRERFEFVVVDTAPILGVADARAVASSVDSVLVITRWRKTSINAAETAIELLVDANANIAGLALTQVDIRRYASTGESDVYGYHKKFKGYYQN; translated from the coding sequence ATGGACCATGTGCAGGAATTCCCCACCGCGGACGCCCGGTCCGACGGCGGGCGCCTGAAGGGGCTGCTGCCGGATCCCGGCTATCTCTGGATGATCTTCAGGCGCCATCTCTGGCTGTTCCTGGGCGTTGCCTTCCTGATCCTCGCGGCGGTGGTGCTGCGGACCGTGCTGATGGTGCCGATCTACACCAGCACCGCCAGCGTGGTGATCGAGCCGCGCGCCAACGACGTCATCGAGATGCAGTCGGTGGTGCCGAACCTGCCCAAGGACAGCGACGTCGTCGACACCGAGGTGCGGATGATCACCTCGCCGACCCTGGCGATGCGGGTCGTCACCGATCTCCGCCGGCAGGGCTTTGACGTCGGCCCGATCCGCACCCAGGCCGAGCTGGAGCATGCGGCGACGCTGCTGCTCCGCAAGGTGGCGGTGGCCCGGTCGGGCCTGACCTACGTCATCGACATCACCGCCAGCTCGGACCGCTCCGACATGGCCGCCGCGATCGCCAACACCTTCGCGCGCCAATATGTCGCCGCGCAGACCGACGCCAAGGTCGGCGCCACCCGCTCGGCAAACGTCTGGCTCAACCGTCGCATGACCGAGCTGCGCGCCGCCGCCGGTTCGGCCGACGCCGCGCTCCAGGACTACAAGATCCGCAACGGGCTGATGAGCGCGCAGGGCGCGACCATGGCCGAGCAGGAGGTCTCCTCGCTCAACCAGCAGATCTCGCTCGCCCGCGCCGACCTCGCCGAGAAGCAGGGCCGCCTCAACGCCGCCCGCGCCCAGCTCCAGCGCGGCGGCAAGGGCGCCGACGTCGGCGCGGCGCTCGGATCGGGCACCGTCGCCAGTCTGCGCGCCCGCGAGGCGGAGGCGAGCCAGCAGCTTGCACAGCTCGAGACCCGCTATGGCGATCTCTATCCCGAGGTGAAGACCGCCAGGAGCCAGCTCGCCGACATCCGCGCCCAGATCCAGCAGGAGATCGACCGCATCCTCTCCAGCCTGGAGGCCGATGTCCGCGTCGCCTCGTCGCGGCTCAGCTCGCTCCAGGGCAGCCAGTCGCAGGCCAAGGGCGCGCTCGCCTCGAACAGCTCCGCGCAGGTCGGCTATCTCGAACTCGAACGCCGCGCCGACGCGAGCAAGCAGATCTACGAGGCGTTCCTCAACCGGTCGAAGGAGACCGCCGCGCAGGAGGGGCTGCAGCAGCCCGACGCGCGCATCTCGGCGCTGGGCGCGGTGCCGCTGCTTCCGGATTCTCCGAACATCAAGCTCGCGGCGCTGTTCGGCATCGTCGGTTCGCTGCTCGGCGGGCTGGTCGCGGTCGCGCTCGCCGAATATCTCCAGCGCGGCGTCCGCACCAAGGCCGACGTCGAGCGGCGGCTGCGCGTCCGCTATGCCGGCGCGGTGCCGAGCCTGGGATCGACGCTCGGAGGCCTGCGCGAGACCGAGACGCCGCAGGACTATATCATCTCGCACCCCTTCTCCTCCTTCGCGGAATCGCTGCGCGGCCTGCGCGCCTTCGTGGCGCTGCGCAGCCGGGCGCGGACGCTGGCGATCACCTCGCCGCTGCCGCAGGAGGGCAAGACCACGACCTCGGTCTGCCTTGCCCGCACCGCCGCGCTGGCCGGGACCAGCACCGTTCTGGTCGATTGCGACCTCCGCCGGCGCGGGTCGAGCGAGATGCTGGGCATCCGCCCCCGGGTCGGCCTGATCGAGGTGCTGTCGGGCACGGCGCGGCTCGACGACGCGCTGGTGGTCGACGAGGCGACCGGGCTGCATGTCCTCGGCACGCCAGAGGCCCAGCCGAGCGCCTATGACCCGCTGACCCCGGCCAATCTCGACAAGCTGCTCCGCCAGCTCCGCGAGCGGTTCGAGTTCGTCGTCGTCGACACCGCCCCGATCCTGGGCGTCGCCGACGCCCGCGCGGTGGCCTCGTCGGTCGACAGCGTCCTCGTCATCACCCGCTGGCGCAAGACGTCGATCAACGCGGCGGAGACGGCGATCGAGCTGCTCGTCGACGCCAACGCCAATATCGCCGGACTGGCGCTGACCCAGGTCGACATCCGCCGCTACGCCAGCACCGGGGAGAGCGACGTCTACGGCTACCACAAGAAATTCAAGGGATATTACCAGAACTGA
- a CDS encoding polysaccharide export protein (PFAM: polysaccharide export protein), which translates to MTAFVTFSLRRAASLALALLLVLGLGLAHPAAAQEAQAPAPQGSAASVPLGTTLAPGYVLGTGDKLRISVFGEPKLDGEYVVSSTGIVSFPLIGNVPASGQTVEALQESIRSKLAAGYLKDPRVSTEVLNYRPFYILGEINKPGEYPFVNGITVQQAVAMAGGFSYRANTKRVFIKRALETAERPVQIKGKAVLLMPGDTIRVGERFF; encoded by the coding sequence ATGACGGCTTTCGTGACATTTTCCCTCCGCCGCGCCGCGTCCCTGGCGCTCGCGCTGCTCCTCGTCCTTGGGCTCGGACTGGCGCATCCCGCCGCCGCGCAGGAGGCCCAGGCGCCCGCGCCGCAGGGCTCGGCGGCATCGGTGCCGCTGGGAACCACCCTCGCGCCCGGCTATGTGCTGGGCACCGGCGACAAGCTGCGGATCAGCGTGTTCGGCGAGCCCAAGCTCGACGGCGAATATGTCGTCAGCAGCACGGGCATCGTCTCCTTCCCGCTGATCGGCAACGTCCCCGCCAGCGGCCAGACGGTCGAGGCATTGCAGGAAAGCATCCGCTCGAAGCTCGCCGCCGGCTATCTGAAGGACCCGCGGGTGAGCACCGAGGTGCTCAACTATCGCCCCTTCTACATCCTCGGCGAGATCAACAAGCCGGGCGAATATCCCTTCGTCAACGGCATCACCGTGCAGCAGGCGGTGGCGATGGCGGGCGGCTTCAGCTACCGCGCGAACACGAAGCGCGTGTTCATCAAGCGCGCGCTCGAAACCGCCGAGCGGCCGGTCCAGATCAAGGGCAAGGCGGTGCTGCTGATGCCCGGCGACACGATCCGGGTCGGCGAACGCTTCTTCTAG